A segment of the Xenorhabdus bovienii SS-2004 genome:
TATGAGGGAGTAATAAATTTAATCTCGACTGCTTCAAATTAACATCATAATAATCATTGATGTTATCGATACCGACAACTTCATGCCCCATACTCAATAACCGCTGGCTAACATGAAAACCAATAAAACCAGCGGAACCTGTCACTAAAAATTTCATATCATAACTCAAACAACTGGATTGATAGAGGCGCCACGACCAATGCCATAGTAAGTGAATCCACGCGATTGCAGGCGTTCTGGATCGTAAAGATTGCGCCCATCAAAAATTATTGGCGATTTCATTGAATCCTTCACTATATCGAAATCAGGCGCTCTGAAATTCTGCCATTCTGTACAGATAATCAAAGCATCCGCATCTTTTAATGCCGCTTCTTTTGTTCCCATAAGAGAAAGATCATCACGCTGGCCATAAATACGTTGAGCTTCCTGCATAGCTTCTGGATCATATGCCTGCACTTTAGCACCGCTTTCCCACAATGCTTCCATCAATACGCGACTTGATGCCTCACGCATATCATCCGTATTAGGTTTAAATGATAATCCCCAAATTGCGAATGTTTTACCTGATAAATCATCACCAAAATGGCGTTTAACAAAAGTAGGCAGCTTACTCTTTTGTTTTTCGTTAACCAGTTCCACCGCCTGAAGTATTTTAGGTGTATATCCAATCTGCTCGGAAGTCCGGATCAATGCCTGAACATCTTTCGGGAAACATGAACCACCATATCCGCATCCTGGATAAATGAAATGATAGCCAATACGCGAATCAGAACCTATTCCCTGACGTACATGCTCAATATCAGCCCCTAACATTTCTGCCAAGTTTGCAATTTCATTCATAAAACTGATCTTAGTTGCCAACATGCAGTTAGCTGCATATTTAGTCAACTCTGCACTGCGGATGTCCATGACAATCATACGATCATGATTACGATTAAATGGCTCATACAGTTCGCGCATCACATCAATCACATTGTCATTATCACAGCCAATAATAATACGCTCAGGACGCATACAGTCAGAAATCGCTGCCCCTTCCTTCAAAAACTCGGGGTTGGAGACAACATCAAATGGAAAATCTGCGCTGCGTTGAGTTAATGCCGTTTGCATCACTGCTCTGACTTTATCAGCCGTACCTACAGGTACCGTTGATTTATCAACAACAACTTTGTAGCCATCCATGTTTTCCGCAATAGTACGGGCTACAGCAGTGACATATTGAAGATCTGCTGATCCATCTTCATCAGGAGGCGTTCCTACTGCAATAAACTGTAATTTGCCATGTGCAACACCGGCTTTAGCATCCGTTGTAAAATTCAGGCGCCCTTCCGTAAAATTTTTCTTCACAAGCGGTACTAAACCTGGCTCAAAAATAGGGATCTGGCCATTTTTCAGGTTTTCGACTTTTTTTGCATCAACATCGACACAAAGTACATCATGCCCGACTTCAGCAAATACAGTTGCTTGAACCAAGCCCACGTAGCCAATACCAAATACAGTAACTTTCATATCACACCTTAAATTACCAAGAGATTATTTTTCGATCTGATTCTGCAATGTCATGATCCAATCCTTGAATGCTGTACCTAAGTCCTTATGTTTCATACCATATTCGACGAATGCCTGCATATAACCCAATTTATTACCACAATCATGACTGCGGCCTTGCAAATGATAAGCTTCAACGGGTTCTTTTTCCATCAGCATAGCAATGGCATCTGTCAGCTGAATTTCATCTCCTGCACCCGGTGCAGTTTTCGCCAATAATGGCCAGATTTTTTCAGACAACACATAGCGACCAACGATGGAAAGATTCGATGGGGCTTCTTCCGGTTTGGGTTTTTCAACAACACGAGCAATAGGCTTGCTGTCACCAGGTTGCAGATTTTCGCCAAGGCAATCAACAACACCATAATCTGCGACGCTTTCCAAAGGAACGGGTTCAACCAATATCTGGCTCGCTCCACTGCTATTAAAGCGTGACAACATTTCACTCAAATTATATTTCGACAAATCTGTACTGTATTCATCCAAAATGACATCTGGCAGAATAACAGCAAATGGTTCATCACCAATCAGTGGCTTAGCACATAACACCGCATGGCCCAATCCTTTTGCGATCCCCTGACGGGTCTGCATAATTGTCACATGATTTGGGCAAATCGATTGTACCTCATCTAGC
Coding sequences within it:
- a CDS encoding UDP-glucose dehydrogenase family protein, producing MKVTVFGIGYVGLVQATVFAEVGHDVLCVDVDAKKVENLKNGQIPIFEPGLVPLVKKNFTEGRLNFTTDAKAGVAHGKLQFIAVGTPPDEDGSADLQYVTAVARTIAENMDGYKVVVDKSTVPVGTADKVRAVMQTALTQRSADFPFDVVSNPEFLKEGAAISDCMRPERIIIGCDNDNVIDVMRELYEPFNRNHDRMIVMDIRSAELTKYAANCMLATKISFMNEIANLAEMLGADIEHVRQGIGSDSRIGYHFIYPGCGYGGSCFPKDVQALIRTSEQIGYTPKILQAVELVNEKQKSKLPTFVKRHFGDDLSGKTFAIWGLSFKPNTDDMREASSRVLMEALWESGAKVQAYDPEAMQEAQRIYGQRDDLSLMGTKEAALKDADALIICTEWQNFRAPDFDIVKDSMKSPIIFDGRNLYDPERLQSRGFTYYGIGRGASINPVV
- the galU gene encoding UTP--glucose-1-phosphate uridylyltransferase GalU; this translates as MSIINKKIKKAVIPVAGLGTRMLPATKAIPKEMLPLVDKPLIQYVVNECIKAGINEIILVTHSSKNSIENHFDTSFELEAILERRVKRQLLDEVQSICPNHVTIMQTRQGIAKGLGHAVLCAKPLIGDEPFAVILPDVILDEYSTDLSKYNLSEMLSRFNSSGASQILVEPVPLESVADYGVVDCLGENLQPGDSKPIARVVEKPKPEEAPSNLSIVGRYVLSEKIWPLLAKTAPGAGDEIQLTDAIAMLMEKEPVEAYHLQGRSHDCGNKLGYMQAFVEYGMKHKDLGTAFKDWIMTLQNQIEK